TTCTCTTTTCGACCTTGTAACAGCCTACTGTACTTTTGCCAATGGTGGTTATAAAGTTACGCCACAGTATATTTTATCTATTGAAGATGAAGATGGAAATGTATTGTACGAAGCTCCCGAAGCTGAAAAAGGAGAAAGGGTAATCTCTCAAAACACTGCACAATTGATGCAGCAAATGCTTAAAGGTGTAGTTGAAAGAGGTACAGCTCAGAGTCTGTCTTCAAGATATGGACTGCGAAATGACTTAGGTGGAAAAACAGGTACCACACAATCAAATACCGACGGTTGGTTTATGGCTATTTCGCCAAACCTAGTAACAGGTACTTGGGTTGGAAATGATATCCCTGCTATTCACTTCAGAAGTACCGCATTAGGACAAGGAGCAAAAACTGCCCTACCTATTTTTGCATTGTACATGAAAGAAATCAATGCAGACCCTACTTTTAAAAACATCTCTTATGCCAAATTCCCTCAGCCTTCAGAGAAGCAAAGTGAGTTATTGGCTTGTGAAGATTTCTTATTAGAAGACCCTAATGACGAAGGAAATGTATTGACTCGTATTTTCATGTCTAACCCCGAATTGAAATACAAAAGGGAGCTTCAAAAAGAGAAACGTAAGCAAAAGAGAGAAGAACGAAAGAAAAACAAAAAAGGGCTTTTCGGTATTTTCAAGAAGAAAGATAAAAATTCAGACGAATAACAAGTCTACAACTTGGCTTGGTTTTGGTTTTATTTCGACGATAAAATAATCGTATCAATTTTTTATGAGAACAGGAATTTATGTGTTGTGGCTTATTAGCCTTTTGGGATTGTTTTCTTGTGGGAATGATGTAGATAAAATTCCCGATATATCAGATATAAAAGTAGACGTTCAGATCAGAAGATTAGAAAGAGAAATCTTCTCGCTAAATGGGAAAGAGGACATACGAAAGTACCTCAACAATAACCCAGTTTTGGCTAGAGATCTTTTTCTGACCAATCGATTCCCCCCAGAACAAATTGTTCATCAGTTGGATGCCTTTCTGAATTACACTTACAATGATACGCTTTATCAAGAAGTTCAGATGGCTTTTCCTAATACTAAAAGATTGGAGTCTGAGATTGCCGAATTATATAAATACATCAAATATTATTTTCCAGATTTCAAAGAATTACCTGTTTATACAGTAGTTTCTGGCTTCGGTAATTTTGGTTTCGGAAATGATATTCACATTTCACCAAGCGGAATCTATATTGGCTTAGATTACTTTGCAGGAAATGAAACATCTTACCGCCCAGAGGTTCCTGGTTATATTCTGAAAAGGTATCATCCAGAGTACATTACACCAACAATTGCACAGCATTTATCTTCGAGTTTTATTAAACAAGGAGAAGGACAAACCATGTTGGACGAAATGATTTTGTATGGAAAAGCACATTATTTCACAGACAAGGTTCTTCCTACCGTAAACGACTCTCTCAAATGGGGATATTCAGGACAAGAATTGGCAGGCTGTTACCACAACGAAGGAAAAATATATGCACACTTCGTTGATCAAAACCTTCTTTTTGAGTCCAATCATTTCAAAAAGAGAAAATATATAGCCGAAAGACCTCATGTAAATGAAATTGATAAAGAATGCCCTGGTCGAATTGGTCAGTGGTTGGGAATGAGAATTGTAGAGAGCTACGCTCAAAAACATTCTAATGAATCATTGGCGCAAGTGCTCGTTGAAGAAGATGCTCAAAGCTTCTTTCAAAGATCATATTACAGACCTGAGAAGAAAAAGAAATAGATAGCAATAGCTTAACTACACAACTGCTGCTTCAATACCATTAATTAGAATTCAACAGAGATAGACCTAAAAACTGTTGAAAACTGATGAGAAAGGTATAGAAGCAGCAGTTTTTCTTTCTATCAACTGAAAGAACGAAAGTCAAGAGTTGCCTGTTCGGGAGGTGAGTTTATTTAACCAAACACTCCCAATATGAAAGCAATAGGTGTAAGAACAATTGACGGTAAAAATCAATTTATAGACTTTGAAACCGCAAAACCTAATCCATCAGGTCATGAACTTCTCGTTGAAATAAAAGCTATCGCGATAAACCCAGTAGACTACAAAGTTTTTGACAGACCTGTTCCCGAAGAAAATGAACCTACAATTTTAGGTTGGGACGCCACAGGAACCGTTATTGAGGTAGGAGAAAAAGTCACCTTATTCAAAAAAGGAGATGAAGTTTTTTATGCTGGAGATATCACCAAACCAGGTTGCTATGCTCAGTTTCAATTGATCGATGAACGAATCACAGGTTTTAAACCAAAATCTATTTCTGAAATTGAAGCAGCAGCACTCCCACTTACTAGTATCACTGCTTATGAAGCTATTTTTGACCGTCTTGGCATCAAAGAAAATGGTGAAGAAGGAAAATCAATTCTCATTATTGGAGGTGCAGGAGGTGTAGGTTCTATTGCGACTCAAATCGCTAAAAAAATGACCAAACTGAAAGTACTCTCTACTGCATCTAGAGAAGATACTATTGAATGGTGTAAAAATATGGGAGCTGATCATGTTGTTAATCATCATGATTTGATCGCTAGTGTTCGAGCAACTGGATTTCAACATGTCAATTATATCTTACAATTCAATAATACTGCACTACACTGGGATAACATGATTGAGCTTATAGCTCCTCAAGGAAAAATTTGCTCTATCGTTGAAACTCCCGAAAAAATAGATTTGACAAAAGGAAAAAGCAAAAGCTTTACTTTCGCTTGGGAGCTGATGTTTACGCGTTCGATGTTTCAGACCGATGATATGATTGAGCAGTATAACTTATTGAACAAAGTTGCTGAGTTGGTAGATAAGGGCGAAATCAAAACAACGCTAAATACTTCTTTTGAAGGTTTTAATATCGAAAACCTCGAAAAAGCCCATGAAATACAACGGTCTGGAAAAGCAATAGGGAAAATTGGAATTCAGTTCTAAACTCATTTATACAAAAAAACCGCCTTCGCTCAATAAAGAGGAAGGCGGTTTCAAACTATCTACATCTGCCTAAGAAGCAATTATTTTGCTTCAGCCATTTTCATTTCTTGATAAGTTGGATAATCTGTATATCCTTCTTCTCCTCCACCATAAAACGTAGAGTGGGCATCATAACCAACAGGAGTCAGCTCCAAATCATTTTCAAAACGATATACTAAATCTGGATTGGTAATGAATGGTTGACCAAATGCAGCCATATCCGCATATCCTTTAGCAATTGCTTCTTCCGCTGCTTCTTTCGTCAGCTTTCCAGCAATCATGATTGGGTTTTGATATACTTCACGAACTGCTTTACGGAAATCTTCAGTTACTTCCTGATAATTAGAAATATTCTCAGAGAAGTGAACATAAGCCAAATTCATTGGAGTCAGTTGTTTCAGAATATCTAACGTTAGATCAATAATTTCTGGATCAGGCTCTGCAATACCTTCTGTTACCAATGGAGAAATACGAATCGCTACTTTGTCTCCTCCAATCGCATCAACTACGGCTTGCATCGTTTCAACTAAGAAACGGCTACGATTTTCTTTGCTACCACCGTATTCATCAGTACGTTGGTTTGTATGAATTCTTAGGAATTGGTCAATCAAATAACCATGTGCACCGTGAAGTTCTACACCATCAAAACCTGCTTCCACCGCATTTTTAGCTGCTTGAACGAAGTCTTGCGTCGTAGCTTTAATTTCCTCCACAGTCAATGCTCTTGGCACATCTGTTTCAATCATACCGAAACCACCTTCTGGAAGAGGACCAAATACTTTATCTGGATCTTTCACAGCTGACGCCGATACTGGTTGCTCCCCAGCAATCGAAGTGTGTGAACGACGACCAACATGCCATAACTGCGCAAAGATTTTACCTCCTGCTTCATGAACAGCTTTAGTCACCAATTTCCATCCTTCAATTTGTTCTGGCGTATAAATACCCGGAGTCATTGAATAACCACGTCCTACTGCCGAGATCGGAGTCCCTTCTGAGATAATCAGACCTGCCGTAGCACGTTGTTTATAATATTTTGCCATCATTGCGTTTGGCACATCCCCTTTATCCGTTCTCGAACGTGTCATTGGAGCCATTGCAATTCTGTTGTCAACTTTAAAATTATTGAAAGTAAGTGGGCTGAATAGTGTATTTGTTGTTTTCATAGTTTCTTGATAAGTAGGATAATCTATTAATCCTTTTTGAGTTCCACCGAAAAAGCTTTCTGGTTTTGGCTCATTCAACGGAAGATTATGTTCTAATCTGTATGGTAGATCAGGGTTGGCGATAAATGGGCGACCAAATGCGATCATATCTGCCCAACCTTCAGCTATAGCTTGTTCAGCTTTTTCTTTTGTGTATTTTCCTGCATATATCAAGGTTCCTTTAAATGCCTCACGAAGTGCCTTCTTAAATTCAATAGGCATCAGAGGTGCATCTTCCCAGTCTGCTTCCGCTATATGTACATAAGTAATACCTAAATCATTCAAGACCTTTACAGCTGTTAAATAAGTTTCTTCTGGAGTAGCATCAACTGTTCCGTTTAAAGTGGTCAAAGGCGCTAAACGAATTCCGACTCTGTCTTTTCCAATCGCTTCACTAACTGCTGTAACTACCTCTTTCATAAAACGAAGTCTATTCTCTAAACAGCCGCCATATTCATCTGTACGATTATTCGACTCTGAATCTATAAACTGATTAATCAAATATCCGTTTGCACCGTGTAGCTCAATTCCATCAAAACCTGCTGCTATTGCATTTTTTGCCGCTTGCGCATATTCTTCTACAATATCTTTGATCTCAGGGATCGTTAATGCTCTAGGCATTGAATGTTGGATCATCTCACCTACACCATTTGCCGCTCCCTTATTTTCTGGGTCAATAAAAACTTTAACTCCTTCTCCAACTAATGCAGAAGAAGAAACAGGTGCATCGCCATTAGGCTGAAGTGCTGTATGAGAAATACGACCTACGTGCCAAAGCTGAGCAAACATTTTTCCGCCAGCGTTATGAACTGCAGTTGTCACTTTCTTCCATCCCTCTATCTGTGCATCGCTATATATTCCTGGTGTCCAAGCGTATCCTTGTCCTTGAGGGCTAATTTGCGTTCCTTCTGAAACTATAAGACCTGCCGAAGCTCTTTGTGCATAATATTCTGCCATCATTTCGCTTGCCACATCTCCTTTTCCAGCTCTCGAACGAGTCATTGGAGGCATCACAATTCTATTCTTAAGCTCAAGCGATCCTAATTTTGTTTCTTGATAAAGTGGTGATTTATCAGTAGTCATATCTTTGAAGTTTGTTTGTTCTTTTTTGATTGATTGTCAAAAGCTTCTAAGAGAAATAGTTCTTATCGTTTTTTGACAATACAAAGATATTTGTTGTTTATGGATTATAAAAATAAGACAAATCATAGCTTTGTATCAGAATACTAATAGATAGAAAATATGGTCAATTTAGAATGGTACAGAACCTTTAAAGCGATATATGAAAAAGGAACGCTTACGGCTGCTGCCGAAGCTCTTTTTATTTCTCAACCTGGAGTGAGTTTGCACCTGAGTTCGTTGGAAAGTTATGTGGGCTACAAACTTTTTGACAGGTCATCAAGAAAACTTGTGCCCACTGAAAGAGGAAAACTACTTTACAACTCTGTAATTGATCCTATTTTAAAATTGGAGGAAGTGGAAAGTATGTTTCAAAGAAGTACCGAAAAAGACACACCTACAATTAGCTTGGGTATGTGCTTTGAGACTTTTCAATTTAGTTTGGAAAAATACCTCCATACGTTTCCTTTTAATCTGATTCTACAATTCGGAGGATACCAAGATTTGGTTTCAAAACTTGAAAAAGGAGTCGTTGATCTTATTGTCACGCCTCATCTACAAGAAACAAAAGGGATTATTCATGAGCCATTCTCTAAAGAAACTATACTTCTAGTGGGAAGTCAAGGAGTAGAAAAAGCTGAATTTGATGAAGCCTTAAAACTAGGGCAGAAAGAGGTCATTAAGTGGCTGAAAGAGCAGAAATGGTATGGTGTAGCAGGCGATAATGAACATTCGAGCCGATTTTGGCAAAATAATTTTGGTGGTGCTCCCGACTTCCGTCCAAACTTTATTGTTCCCAATATCAATTCTATTGTGAGATGCCTTTGTATGGGAAAGGGCTTGGCGATTATCCCTGACTTTTTGTGTAAACACGAAATTGAAAAAGGCGAAATACAAGTAATTTGGGAAGGAAAAACACCTATCTCAAACACCTTATATTTCGCCTACAGAAAAAAGACCATTTACGCCAAAGAAATCGAAATGATCCAAAATATATTAACTAAAGAAATGGAAACAGGTAACTAAGGTTAGCTGTTTCCATTTCCTATATTATCTCACTCGAATTGTCTTTCCAACTCTCAAAACAGAGTTTTTAGACATTCCATTTAGTCTACAGATTTTATTCACAGAAGTATGATACTTCTTACTGATTTTCCAAAGGCTATCACCACTTCTAATTTTGTGATAAACATTAGCTTCAGATTTAAGTAGCTTCTTGTAATGCTCATCACGATTCAATGCGAATAACTCTGGAAGGTCTTCAGTGTATTCAACCAAATCAAACATTGAATTTGGGTCGAATGCATTTCCTTGATAACGTACCTCAAAGTGAAGGTGAGGACCAGAACTACGTCCTGTATTTCCTCCTTGTCCAATGATATCTCCTGCTTTAACGACCTGCCCAGGAGTCACACTATACTTATTTAAATGCCCATAAAGGGTCTCTAATCCATTTTTATGACGAATGACAACATAGTAGCCATATCCACCTCTGTTGTAACGAGCCATACGAACTACGCCATCAAATACAGAATAGATCGGATCGCCAATTTGCACTTTTAAATCTACTCCATGATGGAATCTCATACGTCTGAATCCATAATGAGAAGTAATTCTTGTACTGTCTGTTGGGAATGACCAATCGCCATCATATGCACTTTCATACAACTTCAGCTTCACGGTTTCAGGAAGCTCTTTAGCTTTGGTCTTGTATGGATTGATGTTGGTTGTACTCCAAGTCGAATAATAATCTTCTGCCAACATATATTCTGCATCTACCATTTTACCAGGCATGATCTCAACCTGATCTTTACAGACTTCTGTCTCATTTAGGTTGATACGCTCATAAGGCTTAGGTAAATCTCTTAGCAATTCAGACTCTTCACAATCGAACTCTCCATTCACCAGAATAAACTCTTCATCATTTTTTCTGATCAGTGCTTCCAAATAACGTTCGTTTGCTTCCAGTTTGGCTTGTAAGGCTTTGCGTTCTTTACGTGAGAGCTTCTTCTTTTTTACGGTAGGAGCATCTTGCGCAAAGTTGCTGTCAAATGGTATTAATGCCAGAGTAAATAATGTTAATAGGATAACCTTCAACTTCATAACTATATTGTCTCTATCTGCAAATATCTTTCTTCGGTCTCCTGTTTCGGAAACAAGTCCGCAATGTAGTGGATTTTTTGAAGATTTCATAGGCTAATTCAGGTCTTAGTACTTTCATTCTCAGCTATTAACCCATTTTCACATTCTGTAAAGTAGATGGGCTGTAAAAGAATGATTGTTAGTTAGGTTACTATCTTATACATTCTCTAATGAGGAGTGAATAAGCGATATTCTTGTCCTCGCTTACACAAACATGGTTTTTAAAGACAATCGTTCTTAATTTTTGGAATCTATTTGAAGAGTGAAACGATCTATTTTTTGAGTACAAAAAAAAGCCCTTTTCCAATTGGAAAAGGGCTTCATTACAAATGTATGTTTAAGGAAGTGAAAGCAAATTATGCTTCAGCTTCTACTTCTTTTACTGCCAAGAAACGTTCAGCTTCTAGTGCTGCCATACAACCAGTACCAGCAGCTGTAATCGCTTGTCTGTACACGTGGTCTTGTGCATCACCTGCTGCAAATACACCAGGGATATTTGTTGCTGTGCTATCTGCTTTAGTGATCAAATAACCATTTCCGTCCATATCCAATTGACCTTTGAATACATCTGTATTTGGCTTGTGACCAATAGCTACGAAGAATCCTGTAGCAGGAATATCTCTTTCCTCGCCTGTTACATTATTTTTCACGCGAATAGCGTCTACTACATTCTCTCCTAGAACCTCTACAGTTTCTGTATTCCAAAGAATTTCAATGTTTGCTGCATTCTCAACTCTTTGTTGCATTACTTTAGAAGCTCTCATCTCATCACGACGAACTACCAAATAAACTTTATTACAAAGTTTTGACAAGTAGCTAGCTTCTTCAGCAGCAGTATCACCACCACCTACTACAACTACGTCTTGTCCTCTGTAGAAGAAACCATCACAAACGGCACAAGCAGAAACACCACTACCGTTCAAACGTTGCTCAGACTCTAGTCCTAACCATTTTGCAGAAGCTCCAGTTGAGATAATTACTGACTCTGCTTCGATCTCAGTATTCTCATCTACAGTGACTACGTGCTTGTTTCCTTCTTTATCAAAGTTTACAGAAGTAACGAAACCACTACGGATATCAGCGCCAAATCTTTCAGCTTGCTTCTGAAGATCCATCATCATTTGTGGTCCCATAATTCCTTCTGGATAACCTGGGAAGTTTTCCACATCGTTTGTGATCGTCAACTGACCACCTGGTTGGTTTCCTTGGTAAAGTACAGGTTTAAGCTCAGCTCTTGCTGCATAGATCGCTGCTGTATATCCTGCTGGGCCTGATCCGATGATCAAGCACTTTACTTGTTCTCTTGCCATAATATTATTGATGTTTGCTATTTTCTACTAGGTAAACGCTTGGAACAACAAATATGTTACTCTTTTCATATGAATAAGTATCAATATTTGTTATCACTGTATCGGGCAAATTTATAAGAAATTTTCCATGTTGGGGCATTTCTTTGCTACGATCTATCCAACATAAAGAAAATTAGTTCTTTACCTTCCTTCAAACATCTATTTTTGATGTATAAAAAGGAGAGTATAAAGAACTAGTTTACTTATTGAATAAGGAACACAGCTTTGCCTTATTTTATTCCTAAGTCAATTAAAATTAATCTGAGGATAAAGATAGGTATTTCAAGAACTCATTGCGAGTAGCTTCGTCTTGAAATTTTCCAGAGTATGCTGAAGTCACAGTCGAAGACGAGGTGTCTTCAACTCCACGCATAGATACACAAAGGTGTTTTGCATCAATAATGATTGCTACATCTTCGGTTTCTAGGGTTTTCTTCAAGTCTTCTAGAATTTGTACAGTTAATCTTTCTTGTACCTGTGGACGTTTTGCATAGTACTGTACAAGACGATTAATTTTTGAAAGACCAATCACTTTACCATTTGAGATATAAGCTACATGTGCTTTTCCCATAATTGGTACAAAATGATGTTCACAGTTTGAGAAAAAGTGAATGTCTTTTTCTACCAGCATTTCATTATACTGGTATTTATTTTCGAATAACTTAATATCTGGACGATTCTCTGGGTTCAGACCGCTAAAAATTTCCTTTACATACATTTTAGCGACTCTGTGAGGTGTACCTTTCAAACTGTCGTCGTTGAGGTCCAACCCAAGAAGGTTCATTATTGATTCAAAGTGTTCTGCAATCTTAGCTACTTTGGTAGTATCATCTAGGTCAAAAGCATCCGCTCGCATTGGTGTTTCAATAGAAGTACCAATATGCATATCTCCAAGCTGATCTATTTCTTCCATCTGTTTTTCAGACAAGTTATTTGTACTACCTTGGCCGGCGTCCTGTCCATCAGATTGCTGGATATTCCACAAAGTTTCGTTTTGTTTCATAGAGTCTAACTTTAAGATCGTATTTTGATTCTAGTTGTGCACGTAAGAGTTGCCAAATCACTACACAGATATTTTCGGCTGTAGGATTCAGATTGGCGAATTCTTCGGTATCTAAATTCAAATTACGATGATCGAACCGAGCTACTACATGCTCACGTATGATATCTCGAAGAAATTTCATATCAATCACAAAGCCCGTATCAGGATCTATTTCACCTGTTACCTGAACTTCCATTTCATAGTTGTGTCCATGGAAATTTGGATTGCTACAAAGTCCGAATACCTCCTGATTTTTCTCTTCAGACCAATTCGGATTATAAAGTCGATGAGCTGCATTGAAGTGCTCTTTTCTGAAAACAGAAACCCTCATATTTGTAATAGCTAGCAATTTTTATGCTTGCATACAGTTCATCTTGTCTATGTCTGAGACGGTCTATTATCAGTGTTCACCTCTATGCTTTTTGTATTAGCAAGCTGCAAAGGTAAGTAGATATTAGAAAGTCCCACAATTTCAAACCAAGATCTCTACTGTATAATTAGCGTTATTATAATTTATTAGAGCATTAACACGCTCCATTCTTCTTTTGTTTAAGAAAAATTGAACGCTTCTCTATTTTTAATCTCCTTATTTAGCGGATTAGCCTACTAAAATGAGGTAAATAATTCAGAATCCGAATTAATTCAATAACGAAAGACAATGATCATCTTATTTTTTAATTTTTTTTATAAATGATTTTATTTAGAACTTTTGTTAATTGCCTTCATATTTAGTCAGTTTCTTCCGTTAATTATCTGTCACTTTTGACAAACCTATTTCTTTTATAAGATATGATTACAGTTACACAGCTAGAATATATTGTGGCAGTTGAACAACATAAGAGCTTTTCTATGGCTGCAGATGCTTGTTTCGTGACACAACCAACCTTGAGTATGCAAATCAAGAAACTTGAGGAATATCTAGGAATTGTACTTTTCGACCGTACAAAACAGCCAATCATTCCAACAGAAGTAGGTAAACCAATCATAGAACAAGCACGCAATACACTTCGTGAGGTAAACCGTATTGAAGAAATTGTAAAACAACATCAAGGAATTGTGAGTGGAGATCTGACGGTGGGTATTATTCCGACACTAGCCCCTTACTTGCTTCCTAGATTTGCAGGACCTCTGACAAGAGAATACCCTGAAATGAGACTTTACATCAAAGAACTTCAGACCGAAGAAATTATTCGTCAACTAAAGCAAGATCAGATAGATGTCGGTATTCTTGTAACTCCTCTTCACGAAGATGGCATAGTTGAGACACCGCTTTTCTATGAAGACATTTTAGTGTATACCAATCCTGAGTATAAATTTGAGGACAAAAAAGAGTTAAGCATAGAAGACCTAAAATCACCAGATTTATGGCTTTTGAGCAAAGGTCACTGCTTCAGAGATCAAGTCATCAACCTTTGTGCATATCAAGGTCAACTATCCAATAATCTACCAATTGCTTACGAAAGTGGTTCTTTAGAAACGCTAATGAAGCTCGTAGACAACGAAGGAGGATTTACACTACTTCCAGAACTGGCTACAGATGGCATGAACGAAGATTTACAGAATAGAATTAGAACTATCAAAGACCTTAAACCAACGCGTGAAGTAAGCTTGGTTTCTGCTCGTAACTTTGCCAAAGAGTCAATGCTTGAAGCCCTTGCAGGAACAATCAAACAAGTTATGCCAAATGAGTACCTAAACCCTCAACGAGGCGAAGTAGTAGAGTGGCGTGGTTAAAAATTTCCATAAATGTATTTCCAAAAAAAATCTCAAGAGCACTTTAAAGGCTCTTGAGATTTTTTTATTTCTAAACTTTTGTCACAAAACAACTTATTATCAGTCTTATATAGTTTAGAATGTTGTAGAACTACTTTTATCTACAATTCCTCAAGGTATTCTTTCTTTGGAAAGCAGTATCTTTACGGACTTTTAATAAAAGCATATTCTGAATCAGAAGGAAAGTACAGATGGTAAGACTAATATTCAGACTTCTTTTTTGGCTGAAAGGCTGGAAAGTAAATGTTCCTTTTACTAAAGAGGAAATGAGAAAGAGTGTAATGGTTGCAGCACCTCATACAAGCAACTGGGATATTGTATTTGCAGTGGAGGCATTTCGCCAAATGGGTGTAAAACTTCGCTTCGCAATTAAAAGAGAATGGATGTTCTTCCCTCTTAATCTTGCAATTGGCCCTATGGGAGGTATTGGTATTGACCGTCGCCCAATGAATAAGCGTGATAAAAAACTAAGTATGGTCGATGCCATGGTTAGGTTATTTGACCAATACGATGAATTAGCTATGATGATTCCGCCAGAAGGGACTCGTTCATTAGCTAAAAGATGGCGTTCAGGCTTCTATCAAGTAGCTCTACAGGCAAACGTACCTATCATTTTAGGTTATCTTGATTACAAAAATAAAGAAGCTGGCGCGACAAAAATGATTATGCCTTCGGGAGATTTCGAAAAAGACATGCGAGAAATAATGGAATATTATAAAGGCATTGAAGGAAAATTCCCTGAGAACTTCGCTCTAGACAAGAGATATATCAACTAAAAAATACGAAAGGAATGCTATAACTAGCATTCCTTTATTATTACAGAATAAAAATAAAGGTATAAAACAAAAAAAGTCTCATACATCAAATGTAATGAGACTTTTTAGTACTCCGTAGGGGATTCGAACCCCTGCTACCAGGATGAAAACCTGGCGTCCTAACCCCTAGACGAACGGAGCGGGTCTCACTTTTTATACTGCCCGAGATCGCAGCTTGTACTCCGTAGGGGATTCGAACCCCTGCTACCAGGATGAAAACCTGGCGTCCTAACCCCTAGACGAACGGAGCGGGTCTCACTTTTTACACTGCCCGAGATCGCAGCTTGTACTCCGTAGGGGATTCGAACCCCTGCTACCAGGATGAAAACCTGGCGTCCTAACCCCTAGACGAACGGAGCNNNNNNNNNNNNNNNNNNNNNNNNNNNNNNNNNNNNNNNNNNNNNNNNNNNNNNNNNNNNNNNNNNNNNNNNNNNNNNNNNNNNNNNNNNNNNNNNNNNNNNNNNNNNNNCACTGCCCGAGATCGCAGCTTGTACTCCGTAGGGGATTCGAACCCCTGCTACCAGGATGAAAACCTGGCGTCCTAACCCCTAGACGAACGGAGCGGGTCTCACTTTTTATACTGCCCGAGATCGCAGCTTGTACTCCGTAGGGGATTCGAACCCCTGCTACCAGGATGAAAACCTGGCGTCCTAACCCCTAGACGAACGGAGCGGGTCTCACTTTTTACACTGCTCGAGA
Above is a window of Sediminitomix flava DNA encoding:
- the folE gene encoding GTP cyclohydrolase I FolE, encoding MKQNETLWNIQQSDGQDAGQGSTNNLSEKQMEEIDQLGDMHIGTSIETPMRADAFDLDDTTKVAKIAEHFESIMNLLGLDLNDDSLKGTPHRVAKMYVKEIFSGLNPENRPDIKLFENKYQYNEMLVEKDIHFFSNCEHHFVPIMGKAHVAYISNGKVIGLSKINRLVQYYAKRPQVQERLTVQILEDLKKTLETEDVAIIIDAKHLCVSMRGVEDTSSSTVTSAYSGKFQDEATRNEFLKYLSLSSD
- a CDS encoding 6-pyruvoyl trahydropterin synthase family protein, which produces MRVSVFRKEHFNAAHRLYNPNWSEEKNQEVFGLCSNPNFHGHNYEMEVQVTGEIDPDTGFVIDMKFLRDIIREHVVARFDHRNLNLDTEEFANLNPTAENICVVIWQLLRAQLESKYDLKVRLYETKRNFVEYPAI
- a CDS encoding hydrogen peroxide-inducible genes activator, with product MITVTQLEYIVAVEQHKSFSMAADACFVTQPTLSMQIKKLEEYLGIVLFDRTKQPIIPTEVGKPIIEQARNTLREVNRIEEIVKQHQGIVSGDLTVGIIPTLAPYLLPRFAGPLTREYPEMRLYIKELQTEEIIRQLKQDQIDVGILVTPLHEDGIVETPLFYEDILVYTNPEYKFEDKKELSIEDLKSPDLWLLSKGHCFRDQVINLCAYQGQLSNNLPIAYESGSLETLMKLVDNEGGFTLLPELATDGMNEDLQNRIRTIKDLKPTREVSLVSARNFAKESMLEALAGTIKQVMPNEYLNPQRGEVVEWRG
- a CDS encoding 1-acyl-sn-glycerol-3-phosphate acyltransferase; this encodes MVRLIFRLLFWLKGWKVNVPFTKEEMRKSVMVAAPHTSNWDIVFAVEAFRQMGVKLRFAIKREWMFFPLNLAIGPMGGIGIDRRPMNKRDKKLSMVDAMVRLFDQYDELAMMIPPEGTRSLAKRWRSGFYQVALQANVPIILGYLDYKNKEAGATKMIMPSGDFEKDMREIMEYYKGIEGKFPENFALDKRYIN